A single region of the Streptomyces sp. NBC_01803 genome encodes:
- a CDS encoding catalase — protein sequence MSAEGSRGKQEQLDPLRDRPQDGPLTTNFGTRVDDTDNSLSAGERGPTLMEDFHFREKITHFDHERIPERVVHARGAGAYGVFRPYESLAEYTRADFLQGPDRETPVFVRFSTVAGSRGSADTVRDVRGFATKFYTREGNYDLVGNNMPVFFIQDAIKFPDFVHAVKPEPHHEIPQAQSAHDTFWDFVSLQPESTHMLMWLMSDRALPRGYRMMQGFGVHTFRLVNAEGRGTFVKFHWKPVLGTHSLVWEECQTIAGKDPDYNRRDLWEAIEAGDFPEYELGVQLVAEEDEFRFDFDLLDPTKIIPEETVPVRPVGKMTLNRNPDNFFAETEQIAFHTAHIVPGIDFTNDPLLQGRNFSYLDTQLIRLGGPNFEQLPVNAPVAKVRNNQRDGYGQHRIHPGRTAYAPNSLSGGCPVLASPDAGAYVHYQERVDGAKIRKRSESFSDHYSQATLFWNSMASWEKEHIVAAFRFELGKVGTREIRERTVDRLNHVDHTLATLVAEGIGVAPPKAPVTENHGRTSPALSLAESPAESIATRRIALLVADGVAGDDVSALRGALSGGGAIPEVLAPHDGEIRAAGGGTVAVDRAMSTMASVLYDAVCVPGGEESARTLGQDGLARHYVIEAFKHGKAIAALGAGVELVRGLGLPGLRLAADGGDGTEGSAGDRDGDGDSDGLVDDQGVISATDGARVAEVAAAFADVIACHRTWDRDSDRVPG from the coding sequence ATGTCGGCTGAGGGATCCCGGGGCAAGCAGGAGCAGCTCGATCCACTGCGCGACCGGCCGCAGGACGGCCCGCTGACGACGAATTTCGGCACGCGCGTCGACGACACCGACAACTCGCTGAGCGCCGGGGAACGCGGCCCGACGCTCATGGAGGATTTCCACTTCCGCGAGAAGATCACCCACTTCGACCATGAGCGAATACCCGAGCGGGTCGTGCACGCGCGGGGCGCGGGCGCCTACGGCGTGTTCCGGCCGTACGAATCGCTCGCGGAGTACACCCGGGCCGACTTCCTCCAGGGGCCGGACCGCGAGACACCGGTGTTCGTGCGGTTCTCGACGGTGGCCGGGTCGCGCGGCTCGGCGGACACCGTCCGCGACGTGCGCGGGTTCGCCACCAAGTTCTACACCAGGGAGGGCAATTACGACCTGGTGGGCAACAACATGCCGGTGTTCTTCATCCAGGACGCCATCAAATTCCCCGACTTCGTGCACGCGGTGAAACCCGAGCCGCACCACGAGATCCCGCAGGCGCAGTCCGCGCACGACACGTTCTGGGACTTCGTGTCGCTCCAGCCGGAGTCGACGCACATGCTGATGTGGCTGATGTCGGACCGGGCCCTGCCGCGCGGTTACCGGATGATGCAGGGCTTCGGCGTGCACACCTTCCGTCTCGTCAACGCGGAGGGGCGCGGCACGTTCGTGAAGTTCCACTGGAAGCCGGTGCTGGGCACCCACTCGCTGGTGTGGGAGGAGTGCCAGACGATCGCGGGCAAGGACCCCGACTACAACCGGCGCGATCTGTGGGAGGCCATCGAGGCGGGCGACTTCCCCGAGTACGAGCTCGGGGTGCAACTGGTGGCGGAGGAGGACGAGTTCCGGTTCGACTTCGACCTGCTGGACCCGACGAAGATCATTCCCGAGGAGACGGTGCCGGTGCGGCCCGTCGGGAAGATGACGCTGAACCGCAACCCGGACAACTTCTTCGCCGAGACCGAGCAGATCGCCTTCCACACGGCGCACATCGTGCCCGGCATCGACTTCACCAACGACCCGCTGCTCCAGGGCCGCAACTTCTCCTATCTGGACACCCAGTTGATCCGGCTGGGCGGCCCGAACTTCGAACAGCTCCCGGTCAACGCGCCGGTGGCGAAGGTCCGCAACAACCAGCGCGACGGCTACGGCCAGCACCGGATCCACCCGGGGCGGACCGCCTACGCGCCCAACTCCCTGTCCGGCGGCTGCCCGGTGCTCGCCTCGCCCGACGCGGGCGCGTACGTCCACTACCAGGAGCGGGTGGACGGCGCGAAGATCCGCAAGCGCAGCGAGAGCTTCTCCGACCACTACAGCCAGGCCACGCTGTTCTGGAACAGCATGGCCTCCTGGGAGAAGGAGCACATCGTCGCGGCGTTCCGCTTCGAACTGGGCAAGGTCGGCACCCGCGAGATCCGGGAGCGCACGGTCGACCGGCTCAACCACGTCGACCACACGCTGGCGACCCTGGTGGCCGAGGGCATCGGGGTGGCGCCGCCCAAGGCACCGGTGACCGAGAACCACGGCCGCACGTCGCCGGCCCTCAGCCTGGCCGAGAGCCCGGCCGAGTCGATCGCCACCCGCCGGATCGCGCTCCTGGTGGCGGACGGGGTGGCCGGGGACGACGTGTCGGCGCTGCGCGGCGCGCTGTCGGGCGGCGGCGCGATCCCCGAGGTGCTGGCCCCGCACGACGGCGAGATCCGCGCGGCCGGCGGCGGCACGGTCGCGGTGGACCGGGCGATGAGCACCATGGCGTCGGTGCTGTACGACGCCGTGTGCGTGCCGGGCGGCGAGGAGAGCGCCCGCACGCTGGGCCAGGACGGCCTGGCCCGGCACTACGTCATCGAGGCGTTCAAGCACGGAAAGGCCATCGCGGCGCTGGGCGCGGGCGTGGAGCTGGTGCGCGGCCTCGGCCTGCCCGGGCTGCGGCTCGCGGCGGACGGCGGCGACGGGACCGAGGGCTCCGCCGGGGACAGGGACGGGGACGGGGACAGCGACGGCCTGGTGGACGACCAGGGCGTGATCAGTGCCACGGACGGCGCGCGGGTCGCCGAGGTGGCCGCGGCGTTCGCGGACGTCATCGCCTGCCACCGGACCTGGGACCGGGACAGCGACCGCGTTCCCGGCTGA
- a CDS encoding CBS domain-containing protein → MAQFVHEVMTPAVASLGPDASLVEAAQLMRAQDIGDVLVALDGVLLGVVTDRDIALRAVAEGLDPLTVECQAVCTPDPVCVAPEEEVGTAARLMRDHAVRRLPVVSGRGVVGVVSLGDLAQDQEPGSALAEISRAAPDS, encoded by the coding sequence ATGGCCCAGTTCGTCCACGAAGTCATGACACCGGCGGTCGCGTCGCTGGGGCCCGACGCCTCGCTCGTGGAGGCGGCGCAGCTCATGCGGGCCCAGGACATCGGCGATGTCCTGGTCGCGCTGGACGGCGTACTGCTCGGTGTCGTCACCGACCGGGACATCGCGCTGCGCGCGGTGGCGGAGGGACTGGACCCGCTCACCGTCGAGTGCCAGGCCGTGTGCACCCCCGACCCCGTGTGCGTGGCCCCCGAGGAGGAGGTCGGCACGGCGGCGCGCCTCATGCGTGACCACGCGGTGCGCAGACTGCCCGTCGTCAGCGGGCGCGGGGTGGTGGGGGTGGTGAGCCTCGGTGACCTGGCACAGGACCAGGAGCCGGGTTCGGCACTCGCCGAGATCAGCCGGGCGGCACCGGACTCCTGA
- a CDS encoding NAD(P)/FAD-dependent oxidoreductase produces the protein MSRPRIVIVGAGFAGYRTARQLSRTMGKRADIVLLNPTDYFLYLPLLPQVAAGILEPRRVTVSLTATLPGTRLVLGEATGVDLDARRIRFTGPEGHHGELDYDTLVLSVGSVSRLLPIPGVAQYARGFRGLPEALYLRDHIVRQLELAAHADDEEERRARSTFIVVGAGYTGTEVAAQGAMFTDSIVRRERAEGLRPRWMLLDIAPRVLPELDERLSRTADRVLRQRGVDVRNKMSVKEAKPDGVLLDDGEFVPTRSLIWCVGVRPDPLVSNVGLPTERGRLCVDAFLNVPDHPEVFACGDAAAVPDLTQPGKYTPMTAQHAWRQGKTAARNIAARYGMGERGAHEHHDKGFVVDLGGVKAAANPYRIPLSGPLAGAVTRGYHLLAMPGNRFRVAADWLLDAVLPRQAVQLGMVRSGSVPLDTASPELARTPME, from the coding sequence ATGAGCCGGCCCCGGATCGTGATCGTCGGGGCGGGATTCGCCGGTTACCGGACCGCGCGGCAGCTTTCCCGCACGATGGGGAAGCGCGCGGACATCGTGCTGCTGAACCCGACCGATTACTTCCTCTATCTGCCGCTGCTGCCCCAGGTGGCCGCCGGAATCCTGGAGCCACGCCGGGTCACCGTCTCGCTCACCGCGACGCTGCCGGGCACCCGGCTCGTGCTGGGCGAGGCCACCGGCGTGGACCTCGACGCCCGCCGTATCCGTTTCACCGGCCCCGAGGGGCACCACGGCGAGCTGGACTACGACACCCTCGTCCTGTCCGTCGGCAGTGTCAGCCGGCTGCTGCCCATCCCCGGCGTGGCGCAGTACGCGCGCGGCTTCCGGGGCCTGCCCGAGGCGCTGTACCTGCGCGACCACATCGTCCGCCAGCTGGAGCTCGCCGCCCACGCCGACGACGAGGAGGAGCGCCGGGCGCGCTCCACGTTCATCGTCGTCGGCGCCGGCTACACCGGCACGGAGGTCGCGGCGCAGGGCGCGATGTTCACCGACTCGATCGTCCGCCGGGAGCGGGCCGAGGGCCTTCGCCCGCGGTGGATGCTGCTGGACATCGCGCCGCGCGTGCTGCCCGAGCTGGACGAACGGCTGTCGCGCACCGCCGACCGGGTGCTGCGGCAGCGCGGCGTGGACGTGCGGAACAAGATGTCGGTGAAGGAGGCCAAGCCGGACGGTGTGCTGCTGGACGACGGGGAGTTCGTCCCGACCCGCAGCCTGATCTGGTGCGTCGGTGTCCGGCCCGACCCGTTGGTCTCCAACGTCGGACTGCCGACCGAGCGGGGTCGGCTGTGCGTCGACGCCTTCCTGAACGTGCCGGACCACCCGGAGGTCTTCGCCTGCGGCGACGCCGCCGCCGTGCCCGACCTCACGCAGCCCGGCAAGTACACCCCGATGACCGCCCAGCACGCCTGGCGGCAGGGCAAGACGGCCGCGCGCAACATCGCCGCCCGCTACGGCATGGGGGAGCGCGGCGCGCACGAGCACCACGACAAGGGCTTCGTCGTCGACCTCGGCGGGGTCAAGGCCGCGGCCAACCCGTACCGGATTCCGCTGTCCGGGCCGCTGGCCGGTGCCGTCACGCGGGGCTACCACCTGCTGGCGATGCCGGGCAACCGGTTCCGCGTCGCCGCCGACTGGCTGCTGGACGCGGTGCTGCCCCGGCAGGCCGTGCAGCTGGGCATGGTCCGCTCCGGCTCCGTTCCGCTGGACACCGCCTCGCCCGAGCTGGCCCGCACCCCCATGGAGTGA
- a CDS encoding ANTAR domain-containing response regulator: protein MPDSTHEQPTDISARALVKLAERAALCTPAACGAAATVGPDDDLGGPATRAAVTHPDLAPLVTVQWTSGEGPIAAAVRTGEPVGADDLLAERRWPDYRAMALDAGVRSTATLPFHHDGLTVTVTVCGFRPGLLDDRTRATATLIGDLATRTLARDQAYERALTEVDQLDSALRSRPVIDQACGILMHVLGCDADTAFDLLRRQSQRTNSRLAELADGVVRTKGRGIEAKLARLTPAR from the coding sequence ATGCCCGACAGCACACATGAGCAGCCGACGGACATCTCCGCCCGCGCTCTGGTCAAGCTCGCGGAGCGGGCTGCCCTGTGCACGCCCGCGGCCTGCGGCGCGGCGGCGACCGTCGGTCCCGACGACGACCTCGGCGGACCCGCGACCAGGGCCGCCGTCACCCATCCCGACCTGGCCCCGCTCGTCACCGTCCAGTGGACGTCGGGCGAGGGCCCCATCGCCGCCGCGGTGCGCACCGGGGAGCCGGTCGGCGCGGACGACCTGCTGGCCGAGCGGCGCTGGCCCGACTATCGCGCCATGGCGCTGGACGCCGGAGTCCGGTCCACCGCGACCCTGCCCTTCCACCACGACGGGCTCACCGTGACCGTGACCGTCTGCGGCTTCCGGCCCGGCCTGCTGGACGACCGGACCCGCGCCACCGCCACCCTGATCGGCGACCTCGCCACCCGGACCCTCGCCCGCGACCAGGCGTACGAACGTGCCCTGACCGAGGTGGACCAGCTCGACAGCGCGCTGCGCTCCCGCCCGGTGATCGACCAGGCGTGCGGCATCCTCATGCACGTCCTCGGGTGCGACGCCGACACCGCCTTCGACCTGCTGCGGCGCCAGTCGCAGCGCACCAACAGCAGACTGGCCGAGCTGGCCGACGGCGTGGTGCGCACGAAGGGGCGCGGCATCGAGGCGAAGCTCGCCCGCCTCACTCCCGCCCGCTGA
- a CDS encoding PAS domain-containing protein, translated as MADEDEYGTELADFRKRVAELRATRALPGGGGPANLDAALFELQYVSDLLWPRYERLTAQQRKSGRATDTKEQQLLRAIFQRLPVPVLLLDREGVVSRINFAASQLFGLRAGYAAGRSITASFTLEGRAAFRGQVAAVARHEGNRTLAVELMRGLAAESGDAQRPGRLWVTLAAVRPPGHRRTSVLAVCQPTAERPGAGVAAPPLPVEAVGPPDPAEVSSRVELMDLVDDVTTALLSASGSGPAGEGPLERACAVLHGRFADWVIADRAVPGGGQLRRVAVLAPGSGPGAGDAAALAAQDPAGAPLISEAAGAGGSALQIRPEDAHALGEAGNGVPVLALTEASSLLCVPLRLPSGAVLGVVTLLRAGGRRDFGLAEASAVERISRHIALALRAA; from the coding sequence ATGGCCGACGAGGATGAATACGGCACCGAGCTCGCGGACTTCCGCAAGCGGGTGGCGGAGCTGCGCGCGACGCGCGCCCTGCCGGGAGGCGGGGGGCCGGCCAATCTCGATGCCGCTCTTTTCGAACTTCAGTATGTCTCTGATCTGTTGTGGCCGCGCTATGAACGTCTGACCGCCCAACAGCGGAAGTCGGGCCGTGCCACCGACACCAAGGAACAGCAGTTGCTGCGGGCCATCTTCCAACGGCTGCCCGTCCCCGTCCTGTTGCTGGACCGCGAGGGCGTGGTGAGCCGCATCAACTTCGCCGCCAGCCAGCTTTTCGGGCTGCGCGCCGGATACGCCGCCGGCCGTTCGATCACCGCCTCGTTCACGCTGGAGGGCCGGGCCGCCTTCCGCGGCCAGGTCGCCGCCGTGGCCCGCCACGAGGGCAACCGGACCCTGGCCGTCGAGCTGATGCGCGGGCTGGCGGCCGAGTCGGGGGACGCGCAACGGCCGGGGCGGCTGTGGGTGACGCTGGCCGCCGTGCGGCCCCCGGGACATCGGCGCACCTCCGTGCTCGCCGTCTGCCAGCCGACGGCCGAGCGACCGGGGGCCGGGGTGGCCGCGCCGCCCCTTCCGGTGGAGGCCGTGGGCCCGCCCGACCCGGCCGAGGTCAGCAGCCGGGTCGAGCTGATGGACCTGGTCGATGACGTGACGACGGCGCTGCTGTCCGCGTCCGGTTCCGGTCCGGCCGGGGAAGGGCCGCTGGAGCGTGCCTGCGCGGTGCTGCACGGCCGCTTCGCGGACTGGGTGATCGCGGACCGGGCCGTGCCCGGCGGCGGTCAGCTCCGGCGGGTCGCCGTCCTGGCGCCCGGGTCGGGGCCAGGGGCCGGCGACGCGGCGGCGCTCGCGGCGCAGGACCCCGCCGGGGCGCCGCTGATCAGCGAGGCGGCCGGCGCGGGCGGCTCGGCCCTCCAGATCCGGCCGGAGGACGCGCACGCGCTGGGCGAGGCGGGGAACGGCGTTCCGGTGCTGGCGCTCACGGAGGCGTCGTCGCTGCTCTGCGTGCCGCTGCGGCTGCCGTCGGGGGCGGTGCTCGGGGTCGTCACTCTGCTCCGCGCCGGGGGCCGTCGTGACTTCGGGCTGGCCGAGGCGAGCGCGGTCGAGCGGATTTCCCGGCATATCGCCCTCGCCCTGCGCGCCGCCTGA
- a CDS encoding DUF6328 family protein: MPRPRPRDETPPERDDRNFAELLQELRVTQTGVQILFAFLLTLAFTARFPSLDDVQRTTYVVTLLLAMTATVLFTAPAALHRQLFRRGAKREIVEVSSRLTTAGLGALALALAGALMLVVDVAVGRSAGIATAVWAFLLCSALWGVLPHVVRRRAGRGRYAGKSARPRSPRPARSHDGPRRGAE; this comes from the coding sequence ATGCCGAGACCGAGGCCGCGCGACGAGACACCGCCCGAACGTGACGACCGGAACTTCGCGGAGCTGCTCCAGGAGCTGCGGGTCACCCAGACCGGGGTGCAGATCCTCTTCGCCTTCCTGTTGACGCTGGCGTTCACCGCCCGCTTCCCGTCCCTGGACGACGTCCAGCGCACCACTTACGTGGTCACGCTGCTGCTGGCGATGACCGCGACGGTCCTGTTCACCGCTCCCGCGGCGCTGCACCGGCAGCTGTTCCGGCGCGGCGCCAAACGGGAGATCGTGGAGGTCTCCTCCCGGCTGACGACGGCGGGGCTGGGCGCGCTCGCGCTGGCCCTGGCCGGCGCGCTGATGCTGGTCGTGGACGTGGCGGTCGGGCGGAGCGCGGGGATCGCGACCGCCGTGTGGGCGTTCCTGCTGTGCTCCGCGCTGTGGGGCGTGCTGCCCCACGTGGTCAGGCGGCGCGCAGGGCGAGGGCGATATGCCGGGAAATCCGCTCGACCGCGCTCGCCTCGGCCAGCCCGAAGTCACGACGGCCCCCGGCGCGGAGCAGAGTGA
- a CDS encoding SigB/SigF/SigG family RNA polymerase sigma factor — translation MPTTHVRKPRRQHPHDDAPKTAEAFRRLVAMDPGPERDALRDEIVRAWMPMAGRLARQYRNRGENLEDLEQVAHLGLVKAVRRYDPSYGTAFESYAVPTIVGEIKRHFRDHLWGMHVPRRVQELRNRVRVAHNELSHTLDGRRPDTEELAKAANMTRKEAQTGLEAMNSFTVLSLDAEVAGSDEGFSLLDTLGRTDPGFDHVVERESVRTRLRELPERERQILYLRFFRGMTQSGIAEQIGISQMHVSRLLNRTCSRLREQVEAGGAG, via the coding sequence ATGCCCACGACCCACGTCAGGAAGCCCCGTCGCCAGCACCCGCACGACGACGCCCCGAAGACCGCGGAGGCGTTCCGCAGGCTCGTGGCGATGGACCCGGGTCCCGAACGCGACGCGCTGCGCGACGAGATAGTCCGCGCCTGGATGCCGATGGCGGGCCGCCTCGCCCGGCAGTACCGCAACCGCGGCGAGAACCTCGAAGACCTGGAGCAGGTCGCCCACTTGGGCCTGGTGAAGGCCGTGCGCCGCTATGACCCCAGCTACGGCACCGCGTTCGAGAGCTACGCCGTGCCCACCATCGTCGGCGAGATCAAGCGCCACTTCCGCGACCACCTGTGGGGCATGCATGTCCCGCGCCGCGTGCAGGAGTTGCGCAACCGGGTGCGCGTCGCCCACAACGAGCTCTCGCACACCCTCGACGGCCGTCGCCCCGACACCGAGGAGCTGGCCAAGGCCGCCAACATGACGCGGAAGGAGGCCCAGACGGGCCTCGAAGCGATGAACAGCTTCACCGTGCTGTCCCTCGACGCCGAGGTGGCCGGCTCGGACGAGGGCTTCTCGCTGCTGGACACCCTGGGCCGCACCGATCCCGGCTTCGACCACGTCGTGGAGCGCGAGTCGGTCCGCACCCGGCTGCGGGAACTGCCCGAGCGCGAGCGGCAGATCCTCTACCTGCGCTTCTTCCGCGGCATGACGCAGAGCGGCATCGCGGAGCAGATCGGGATCTCGCAGATGCACGTCTCGCGTCTGCTGAACCGCACGTGCTCGCGCCTGCGTGAACAGGTGGAGGCCGGCGGTGCAGGATGA
- a CDS encoding helix-turn-helix transcriptional regulator produces MAKELGEFLKSRRARVRPEDVGLPDLGGRRRVPGLRREELAQLAGVSADYYMRLEQGRGGGVSEEVLDALARALRLDDDERGYLFGLARPRRAARRPRRARRAVSPRLRFLLDSMRDAPAYVIDHRTDILAWNRMAATLMLDFGTLAPDERNWARLCFLDRRATEIFPEWEHKARETVAYLRLHAVDHPDDRRLAELVGELSLKSELFRRWWTDHNVREKTHGEKRFHHPVVGELSLTFQTLSVLGEDDQVLVAYAPEPGSASEDALRLLGMVDAERL; encoded by the coding sequence ATGGCCAAAGAGCTGGGCGAATTCCTCAAATCCCGCCGGGCGCGTGTGCGGCCCGAGGATGTCGGGCTGCCCGACCTGGGTGGGCGGCGGCGCGTGCCCGGGCTGCGGCGCGAGGAGCTGGCTCAGCTCGCGGGCGTCAGCGCCGACTACTACATGCGGCTCGAACAGGGCCGGGGCGGCGGTGTCTCGGAAGAGGTGCTGGACGCCCTCGCCCGCGCGCTGCGGCTGGACGACGACGAACGCGGCTATCTGTTCGGGCTGGCCAGGCCGCGCCGGGCCGCCCGTCGTCCGCGCCGCGCGCGCCGGGCGGTCAGCCCCCGGCTGCGTTTCCTGCTGGACTCCATGCGCGACGCCCCGGCGTACGTGATCGACCACCGCACCGACATCCTCGCGTGGAACCGGATGGCCGCCACCCTGATGCTCGACTTCGGCACCCTCGCCCCCGACGAGCGGAACTGGGCGCGGCTGTGCTTCCTGGACCGGCGCGCCACCGAGATCTTCCCCGAGTGGGAGCACAAGGCCCGGGAGACCGTGGCGTACTTGCGGCTGCACGCCGTGGACCACCCGGACGACCGGCGGCTGGCCGAGCTGGTGGGCGAGCTGTCGCTGAAGAGCGAGCTGTTCCGCCGCTGGTGGACCGACCACAACGTGCGGGAGAAGACGCACGGCGAGAAGCGGTTCCACCACCCGGTCGTCGGGGAGCTGTCGTTGACGTTCCAGACGCTGTCGGTGCTGGGGGAGGATGACCAGGTGCTCGTGGCATACGCGCCCGAGCCCGGCTCCGCCTCCGAGGACGCGCTGCGGCTGCTCGGCATGGTCGACGCCGAACGCCTTTGA
- a CDS encoding UDP-N-acetylmuramoyl-L-alanyl-D-glutamate--2,6-diaminopimelate ligase, whose amino-acid sequence MKLNELLDGHDHLLLQGDPGTRITGGMSFDAHRLTPGSLYIAVPGHHEGGPESIERALRRGAVAVMIEGEVPGLRDLPHDLCVVRVPDTRRAAPVVASRYHGEPGRAMEMVAITGTNGKTSVSYMVESVLKAAEGARVGVIGTSGSRIGSEPIPMPPSVLSTPESPDLQYLLGHMRDRGTTSVVLEATSMALLTHRVDRAFLDVGVFTNLTQDHLDDHGTMENYTNAKLRLFQGLCRRAVVNADDPVSARIQALMPGAVTTYALDAEADYRATDLTVDAAGTRFTLHHDGGKYAAAIPVPGRFSVANALAAVAACHVLGHELGALVDALDRMPPVPGRFERYDTPRGASVVVDYAHSPDSLEKVLTTIRGYATARVITVFGCGGDRDVTKRVIMGKIAGELSDLCVLTSDNPRYEAPEAILDHVVPGLTATGTPFERITDRRRAIRFALGAAGPGDVVLVAGRGSEPDQLVGGELIPFSDMAVVRELAEE is encoded by the coding sequence GTGAAGCTGAACGAACTACTGGACGGGCACGACCACCTCCTTCTCCAGGGCGACCCGGGGACCCGGATCACCGGAGGGATGAGCTTCGACGCCCACCGGCTGACTCCCGGTTCGCTGTACATCGCGGTACCGGGTCACCACGAAGGGGGGCCGGAGTCCATCGAACGGGCCCTCCGGCGAGGCGCGGTCGCGGTCATGATCGAGGGTGAGGTGCCCGGACTCCGCGATCTGCCGCACGACCTGTGCGTGGTGCGGGTGCCGGACACCCGCCGGGCCGCCCCCGTCGTCGCCTCCCGCTACCACGGCGAGCCGGGCCGGGCCATGGAGATGGTGGCGATCACCGGCACCAACGGGAAGACGTCGGTCTCCTACATGGTCGAGTCGGTGCTGAAGGCCGCCGAAGGCGCGCGGGTCGGGGTCATCGGGACGTCCGGCAGCCGGATCGGCAGCGAGCCCATCCCGATGCCGCCGTCCGTCCTCAGCACGCCGGAATCGCCGGACCTCCAGTACCTGCTGGGCCACATGCGCGACCGGGGGACGACCAGCGTGGTGCTGGAGGCGACCTCCATGGCCCTGCTGACCCACCGGGTCGACCGGGCGTTCCTCGATGTCGGGGTCTTCACGAACCTGACCCAGGACCACCTGGACGACCACGGCACGATGGAGAACTACACGAACGCCAAGCTCCGGCTCTTCCAGGGGCTGTGCCGCCGGGCCGTCGTCAACGCCGACGATCCGGTCAGCGCCCGGATCCAGGCGCTGATGCCGGGCGCGGTGACCACGTACGCCCTGGACGCCGAGGCGGACTACCGGGCGACCGACCTCACCGTCGACGCCGCCGGCACCCGCTTCACGCTGCACCACGACGGCGGCAAATACGCGGCGGCGATCCCCGTTCCGGGCCGGTTCTCGGTGGCGAACGCGCTGGCCGCCGTGGCGGCCTGCCACGTCCTGGGTCACGAGCTGGGGGCGCTGGTCGACGCGCTCGACCGGATGCCGCCCGTCCCGGGCCGGTTCGAGCGCTACGACACCCCGCGCGGCGCCTCGGTGGTCGTGGACTACGCCCACTCCCCGGATTCCCTGGAGAAGGTCCTGACGACCATCCGGGGCTACGCCACCGCCCGGGTGATCACCGTCTTCGGCTGCGGCGGCGACCGCGATGTCACCAAGCGCGTCATCATGGGGAAGATCGCCGGGGAGCTGTCGGACCTGTGCGTCCTCACCTCGGACAATCCGCGCTACGAGGCCCCCGAGGCGATCCTCGACCATGTCGTGCCGGGCCTGACAGCGACGGGCACCCCCTTCGAGCGCATCACCGACCGGCGCCGGGCGATCCGCTTCGCGCTGGGCGCCGCCGGGCCGGGCGACGTGGTCCTCGTCGCCGGGCGGGGCAGCGAGCCGGACCAACTCGTCGGCGGGGAGCTGATTCCCTTCAGCGACATGGCGGTCGTCCGTGAACTCGCCGAGGAGTAA
- a CDS encoding aldo/keto reductase → MNSLADMKISRTGFGAWAIGGGGWRFTWGATDDAESVAAIRRAVALGVNWIDTAAVYGLGHSETVVGRALASLPPDERPYVFTKAGLVWNEAQPLSAPYRIMRPESVRREVDASLRRLGVDHIDLYQVHWPDTGESLDWDTLGGDGTASPNATPLAEYWQVMADLRQAGKVRAIGLSNHGVAQLAEAEAIAHVDAIQPPFSALDRSAAPEVAWAREHGTAVIAYSPMASGLLTGAFSAERVAALPADDWRRAHPDFTDRLPENLAVADVLGTIAEQRGVPVPAVAVAWTLAWPGVTGAIVGARTPAQVADWAGAGHLHLGEEELAAIARVLGRTGAGTGPFRP, encoded by the coding sequence ATGAACTCCCTCGCGGACATGAAGATCAGCCGCACCGGGTTCGGTGCGTGGGCCATCGGCGGTGGCGGATGGCGTTTCACCTGGGGCGCGACCGACGACGCGGAGTCGGTCGCGGCGATCAGGCGGGCCGTGGCGCTGGGCGTCAACTGGATCGACACGGCGGCCGTCTACGGCCTCGGCCACTCGGAGACCGTGGTCGGCCGGGCCCTGGCGTCGCTGCCGCCGGACGAGCGGCCGTACGTGTTCACCAAGGCGGGACTGGTGTGGAACGAGGCCCAGCCGCTGTCCGCGCCGTACCGGATCATGCGGCCGGAGAGCGTTCGCCGCGAGGTCGACGCGTCCCTGCGGCGGCTCGGCGTCGACCATATCGACCTGTATCAGGTGCACTGGCCGGACACCGGTGAGTCGCTGGACTGGGACACGCTCGGCGGCGACGGCACGGCCTCGCCCAACGCGACGCCGCTGGCCGAGTACTGGCAGGTCATGGCCGACCTGAGGCAGGCCGGGAAGGTGCGCGCGATCGGGCTGTCGAACCACGGCGTCGCGCAGTTGGCGGAGGCCGAGGCCATCGCGCATGTGGACGCGATCCAGCCGCCGTTCTCGGCGCTCGACCGGAGCGCGGCGCCCGAGGTGGCGTGGGCGCGGGAGCACGGCACGGCCGTGATCGCGTACTCGCCCATGGCGTCGGGCCTGTTGACCGGGGCGTTCTCGGCGGAGCGCGTCGCCGCGCTGCCGGCGGACGACTGGCGGCGCGCGCACCCGGACTTCACCGACCGGCTGCCCGAGAACCTGGCGGTGGCCGACGTGTTGGGCACGATCGCGGAGCAACGCGGCGTTCCGGTGCCGGCCGTCGCGGTGGCCTGGACGCTGGCGTGGCCCGGCGTCACGGGCGCGATCGTCGGCGCGCGGACACCGGCGCAGGTCGCGGACTGGGCAGGGGCCGGACATCTTCACCTGGGTGAGGAGGAGTTGGCTGCCATCGCCCGGGTACTCGGGCGGACGGGCGCGGGAACCGGACCGTTCCGGCCCTGA
- a CDS encoding putative leader peptide: MRKSEQFTERRAVDLMRVATALCR; encoded by the coding sequence ATGCGGAAGTCCGAGCAGTTCACAGAGCGACGCGCTGTCGATCTCATGCGCGTCGCGACCGCCCTGTGTCGCTGA